A stretch of the Lolium perenne isolate Kyuss_39 chromosome 3, Kyuss_2.0, whole genome shotgun sequence genome encodes the following:
- the LOC127341731 gene encoding alpha-1,2-mannosyltransferase ALG9 produces the protein MSLSSARQRRHTAASPLADDGYSKEAKDRRRRPDGEEAEEGIRWFLPFLALGLLRHMSANSNLIHDCDEVFNYWEPLHFLLYRSGFQTWEYSSDHALRSYLYLFIHGIVAGPASSIFGGEHKVRVFYSVRFFLGLLSTITETVLVVVLSRRYGKRLACYVLAMLCLTSGCFFASTSFLPSSFSMYAVTLSSALFLLEKYSSAVSVAAAGVILGWPFSILVFLPITVYSLMRGPFKRVFLSGFLTSLSLLVLSFVADYYCYGRWTSSVFNLLKYNVLGGGESHLYGTEGATFYLRNGFNNFNFAFVLALLFVGVALSARKKFAPDLLIVVSPIYIWLAFMSLQAHKEERFLYPIYPLICVAAASVIDSFPDFFHDKYASEQSILFKVAKGLRPLILGFILCTSHSRTFSMLNGYGAPLQIYEHLEYHEDTGPGSILCVGSEWHRYPSSFFVPSYISEVRWIDDGFRGLLPFPFNETLGGTTAAPSYFNDKNKASDKQYLKDIGACNLLMELDLRRPYPSRGNDLSTWETLAALPFLDRELSPALYRSFFIPYQWQHKNVFGLYKLLRRLPTADQEQLKSD, from the exons ATGTCCCTCTCGTCGGCGCGCCAGCGGCGGCACACGGCGGCGTCGCCGCTAGCCGACGACGGGTACTCCAAGGAGGCCAAGGACAGGAGGCGGCGCCCCgacggcgaggaggcggaggagggtaTCCGGTGGTTCCTCCCGTTCCTGGCCCTCGGCCTCCTCCGCCACATGAGCGCCAACTCCAACCTGATCCACGACTGCGACGAGGTGTTCAACTACTGGGAGCCCCTCCACTTCCTCCTCTACCGCTCCGGATTCCAGACCTGGGAGTACAG TTCTGATCATGCTCTTAGGTCATACTTGTACCTTTTCATCCATGGTATTGTAGCTGGTCCTGCTTCATCGATCTTTGGTGGCGAACATAAG GTTCGTGTGTTCTACTCCGTGAGATTCTTTCTTGGACTTCTATCGACTATAACAGAAACTGTTCTGGTGGTTGTTCTTTCGAGAAGATATGGAAAGAGACTTGCTTGTTATGTCCTTGCAATGCTATGCTTAACCAGTGGCTGCTTCTTTGCCAGTACCA GTTTCTTGCCAAGTTCATTTTCCATGTATGCTGTAACACTTTCTTCAGCACTATTCCTTCTAGAGAAGTATTCTAGTGCAGTCTCTGTTGCAGCTGCTGGTGTAATTCTTGGCTGGCCTTTCTCGATTTTGGTGTTTCTCCCTATCACTGTTTACTCATTAATGAGGGGACCTTTTAAAAGAGTGTTTTTGTCCGGATTTCTGACTTCACTGTCCCTTCTT GTCCTTTCATTCGTTGCTGATTACTACTGCTACGGTAGATGGACATCATCCGTGTTCAATCTTCTAAAATATAATGTGCTTGGTGGTGGTGAAAGTCATTTGTATGGAACAGAAGGGGCTACATTCTACTTGAGAAATGGATTCAATAACTTCAATTTTGCATTTGTTTTGGCTTTGCTATTCGTGGGGGTTGCACTATCTGCAAGGAAGAAATTTGCTCCAGATCTGTTGATAGTTGTTTCTCCTATCTATATTTGGTTGGCTTTCATGTCTTTGCAGGCACATAAAGAAGAAAG GTTTCTCTATCCAATTTATCCATTGATATGTGTTGCAGCAGCCTCTGTGATTGACAGCTTTCCTGATTTTTTCCATGATAAATATGCATCTGAGCAGTCAATTCTTTTTAAG GTAGCGAAGGGCCTACGGCCTTTGATCTTAGGCTTTATTTTGTGCACCTCCCACAGCCGTACATTCTCTATGTTGAATGGATATGGCGCTCCTCTGCAGATCTATGAGCATCTTGAATACCATGAAGATACTGGACCGG GGTCAATTCTGTGTGTTGGAAGTGAGTGGCACCGCTATCCTTCATCATTCTTCGTACCCTCCTATATCAGTGAAGTCCGTTGGATAGATGATGGTTTCCGAGGCCTTCTTCCATTCCCCTTCAATGAAACCCTGGGAGGCACCACAGCTGCTCCATCTTATTTCAACGACAAGAACAAGGCCTCCGACAAACAATAT TTGAAAGACATTGGAGCATGCAACTTGCTGATGGAGCTTGATCTGAGGCGACCTTATCCTTCTCGTGGGAATGACTTGTCAACGTGGGAG ACATTGGCAGCGCTACCGTTTCTAGACAGAGAGCTATCGCCGGCGCTATACCGGTCGTTCTTCATACCATACCAATGGCAGCACAAGAATGTCTTCGGCCTGTACAAGTTGCTAAGGAGGCTGCCAACTGCTGACCAAGAGCAACTGAAATCCGATTAA
- the LOC127341729 gene encoding polyadenylate-binding protein-interacting protein 8: MQEPCRAVRFFSAVLAAYIFHAGNRQKPRKSKTHPRLVDAISDSSSAPHCQCIEVRMAAVAEGSPAAAQAASAAAAAAAAKEAEYHQDVQKLVDLLSKLNPAAKEFVPSSAAATPRKALSADAPVFYYGSVGNGGIGAYPAGADTAGYIGNQQQRMRRNFVDNERRNGYFNHGRRRTNGRGRHADREESIRRTVYVSELDHTVTEERLADIFANCGQVIDCRICGDPHSVLRFAFIEFSGEEGARAALSLGGTMLGFYPVRVLPSKTAILPVNPRFLPTTEDEKEMVIRTVYCTNIDKTVTQLDVKSFFEELCGEVSRLRLLGDNVHSTRIAFVEFVNAEGAILALNCSGMILGTLPVRVSPSKTPVKPRFSRVVSN; the protein is encoded by the exons ATGCAGGAACCATGCCGTGCCGTCCGTTTCTTCTCGGCCGTTTTGGCAGCATATATTTTCCACgccggaaatcgccaaaaacctcGTAAAAGCAAAACCCACCCGCGACTAGTCGACGCCATTAGCGACAGCTCGAGCGCACCACACTGCCAG TGCATCGAGGTGCggatggcggcggtggcggagggCTCACCCGCGGCCGCGCAGGCGGCGTCCgccgcggcggcggccgcggcggccaaGGAGGCGGAGTACCACCAGGACGTGCAGAAGCTGGTGGACCTGCTGTCCAAGCTCAACCCGGCCGCCAAGGAGTTCGTCCCGTCCTCGGCGGCGGCCACGCCCAGGAAGGCGCTGTCGGCGGACGCGCCCGTCTTCTACTACGGCTCGGTCGGGAATGGCGGGATCGGCGCGTACCCCGCCGGCGCCGACACCGCCGGATACATTGGGAACCAGCAGCAGCGCATG AGGAGGAATTTTGTAGATAATGAGAGGAGAAATGGATACTTCAACCATGGAAGGAGGAGGACAAACGGGAGGGGGAGGCATGCAGACAGGGAGGAGAGCATCCGGCGAACAGTTTATGTCTCCGAACTCGACCATACA GTGACGGAGGAAAGACTTGCTGATATCTTTGCTAACTGTGGTCAA GTTATCGACTGCAGAATCTGTGGTGATCCTCACTCTGTTCTGAGATTTGCATTCATCGAGTTTTCTGGTGAAG AGGGTGCTAGAGCTGCTCTTAGCCTTGGTGGCACAATGCTTGGGTTCTACCCTGTTAGAGTCTTGCCTTCAAAGACAGCTATCTTACCTGTGAATCCAAGATTTCTTCCAACT ACGGAGGATGAGAAGGAAATGGTGATACGAACGGTTTACTGTACAAATATAGATAAGACG GTTACTCAATTAGATGTAAAAAGTTTCTTTGAAGAACTTTGTGGTGAG GTCTCCCGTTTGAGACTTCTAGGCGACAATGTACATTCAACAAGGATTGCCTTTGTTGAGTTTGTCAAT GCTGAGGGCGCTATCCTGGCTCTGAATTGCAGTGGGATGATTTTAGGCACACTGCCAGTCAG GGTTAGCCCTTCCAAGACCCCGGTGAAGCCGCGCTTCAGTCGCGTGGTGTCTAACTGA